Below is a genomic region from Eupeodes corollae chromosome 1, idEupCoro1.1, whole genome shotgun sequence.
AAAATATGTTCATTCTATCAAATTCAACGGTATGGCAGGTTTTTTCAGCTTTGGTCGGGGATAAGCATtcgaaaatggtaatttttacGATTTGAAGGTCGAAATGATGACCACATGAGTGATACTTccaaaaaaacagaataaaatttCTTGATTACAAAAATTTGTGTAACAGACGTTTTACTCTCAGGCTTCTGTTTGCCAGACTCTAGCACCAGTCCATAACGGACCCCCACTTGAACATCGGATAACGAAAACTTCGGCACCTAACTATAACTTTCATCATAAAATCATCTTGGACGAAAGAAGCCATTTCTACATAAATTGGAACTGTCTGCTTAATGGCCACTGGTCAGCCCTACATAGTTAAGTAAGACATTTGCAATTCTTTATAGTCTTTATAGATTTGTGATACCTTCGGTGTTACGGAAAAAATTTGATTAGCATAATAACGAGTCTTCcgataagaggttttattttgatatttgggCAAATAACACGGTACAAGCTTCAACCATTCACTGAAATTGTCATTTCCAAGAGAGGAGGTCACAATTAACCACTGATAGCAGTAGCTTCAGATATACCTACGAACTGATTTTCGAGAAATGTTTTTTCACAATCTTTAGCAAGTGTTctatatttgaaacaaaaaacatttaattaatcaaaaatctcaaaatagATTGACAATATtaatgtttcttgtttttgcAATCGGTTTTCTCcttattgttataaaaacaaGTCACTAGCTTCCAATTTGGATGCGGAGCCAAAAAGTCACAATTTTCATTCTTATGCTTCTCCAATAACTGATCACAATAATTTTGATCTTCTTCGGCACGATTAAGTTCTTCttcataaagtttttgtttttctaacttCAAACGATTAAGTTCTTCCAATTGTTTGTCAAGTCCATTCTTTATCTCAAAACGCTCTTTAAGCCTGTCATGAGGTTTTATCTTCACAAATCGATTatcaagtattttattttctctttcggCAGCTTCTAATTTCAGTTTTCGTGCTTGTTCCTCACAAATTTGCTTCAACAATGTTTCATGTGATAACTTGGCTTCTTGTAGTTTGCTTGCCTTGAGGTTTTTCTTGTGATGACTTTTGTAGCAATAGAATCGCTTATCCATTTCATCGACTATTTCAGTATGTCTTCGATCTCTATCTGCTACAAAATTCCTAAATTTCTTCAAGTATTCCAAATAGCTCAAAGTATCCTGCTTCATTTTGagattgcttttaattttttcttcaatttcctTATTCACTTGTATCATAGTTTCTTCGTGGAAAACATTTTCGAACATTTCAGCTTCCTCGGCTAGAAGTTTTTGCTGTtcacaaattgttttaatagaCTTCTTAACGTCTTCACTTCTGGCTTTTCGTGCTTCAAGGGCTTTTCGCTTTTCATCTCCTTCATGAGTCttcattttcaaatcaatttcttctttctctttctttttatgAGCCAAATCCAATTCTCTCATTTGATTAATTTCTTCAAGTTGATTTCGTAAAATCTTACACTGATTTGCCTGCAATCGCTTCTTCAAATCATCTTCTTGTCTTTGCCCACGATCAATGTGATCTTCAATTCTTTTCTCAACTTTCAACCAGAATTCATCATCTTTTTTTTCCCTCTCTCGAGCCCTGAACTTATCATCCATTTGTTCCAATTGACAAATCTGAGTTTCACGATAGTCTTTTCGTCTCAGTTCCTCTCGAATGTCAAGACAGTTCAACATATTCTGATGCAACTTCATCGCTACAACAAACTTTTCTTTCTCCTTAATTCGGTCTTCTATCATTTGCAAAAGAGATTTCTTCCGTTCGCGTATGTCTTTATCAACTcgggatttaattttttctataaattcatCTTCATAGATTTTTTCTTCGTTCTCGAGAATTTCTTGAAGATGATTCTTTCGTATAGCTAGTTCATTTTGATACGATGCTTGACCACGACCTACTAGAGAGTTGATTTGATTGATGATACTTCTTTTGTCGGTTCTTGTAATGAATTCATAATGCTCCATGAAGAGAAATTTCGTTTTGTAAGGGCTTGAATAGAAAATAGATTGATATTGGAAATTTATTGATTGAAGAAATTCATGAATTATTTTTCTCTTAGTAGAAGAATTGAGTATCAAGAGTACtaagtatttttattgaaatatcagTAGATTTGTTTCTTCAAGCCTACATGAAGTGGTTCATCCTAGAAGCACTTGGTGAAAAGAAGTAGTTCGAAATCAACTTGAGTGAAGAAGAGTTAAGAAAAGCGGATATATATTTCTAGAAATCGTGAATGCTAGAGCTAAGGAGTATTGGTGGCCTTATTCCCATTGAAATGAACTTCTCTGACTTAATTCGGTGTGAGGAATTAAGCAAGCACAAAATTTATCACAGGAAGTATTTTAATATCTAATTCTCCCGCCTTAAACGTTATACCGAAATATTACTCTAATAAAAGCTGACCAAACATAGGATCAAACCCATTATCCATCTTAATAGCTACCATTTATCTAACACCttttctttctatatttttttgttttggcatCTAGCTTTGAAAACATATAAGTGCACATAGGATACACttctaaattattataatatttagtttaaattatttccacTTTATGCCACAACAGTATCAACAACATTCCAGCAACATCCACTAATAATCCAGTTTCCGCATCAtcatacaatatttattaacCAACTTAAGGGGCAACTTGCTGGACGGTGCTGATGCTGAAGCTAAGCATTTATGGTGTGCGAAGCAGGATCATGGCCCATTCAAATCAACTACTGCTGCTGTTTTGCTGCTTCATCTTCTCTTCTTCTTCGGAACGATCTAATTTCGAATCTAATTCAACTTCAGCATATAAATTGGAGACTGCATGCAAAATTTAGCATTTTtccataacaacaacaacagcaacaaaaaggAAGGTCCATCTTGATGAAAACGTCTGGTGATCGTAGGTTATACGTGTGCGGAATCTTTGGTCATAAAGCTAACTACTATTAAGTGTCGGCTATGGGAGAACAGAGCGCAGCTACCAGTTACCCATGTGGGCACTCAGTATACTACCGCCACCATCTCATCGCCATCCACCGCCACCTGTAATCTATCCGGAGAATCAATCTTTTTATCTTGGTCATAAATTCTTATTATCTTCTTGGTTGGAGCTGCCTGGACCTGCCGCTTCTGCTGCTGGTTGCTGTTTGTTGGttggtgctgctgctgctgccaacCGATAGCCATGTCAGTTGCACAATGTGTTCCACAAGTAAAACACTGTCGAACAAGTTAATGTCCGGACTGAGGGAAGCCTTTAGCCCGATGGTGGAGTAAGTTCTCCATTGCCGCTCCGCCACCACCGGTCGGTCGTTCGTATAGTCATTGTCCTCCTCGTCCTCGCTGATTGCTGCTATTCAAagtaatacaatttaattagaGGCGAATTTGTTACAACGACCGTTTGCATACCGAAGGAGCATCAGTGACGAACAGAGCGTATAGTGGCAGTAAGCAGAATGACATGCACCTCCGTGCACAATTGGGATGAATCCCATGTTATGGTAGCTTCAAAGTCAACTCCTCCAACGACGAAATGACAACGACGCGACGGACGTATAACGTTAAAGCCGCAGAACCATAAAAACCCCAGCGATACACATGTTCGGGGTTCATTATCGATTTGCCAATAAGCTGCTTCtgatgttgctgctgttgtgGCACAGTGCCAATTATTGACACAACTTTTCCATTGGTTTGGCATGGCCTGGCTTGTCCAGGCTAGGCTAGGACAGTCCAGGCCAATGTATGCCGGTGCCACTATGTTTACTGGCTGATCGATCGACTCTGGAACTCATGCCGCTGCGCCAACCTTCACCCTCCTCACCGGATACCCCGATAATGAGGTTGATGTGTTTTTTGGGTCTGAGTCTTGAACACTGCGGCTGGCGTGTCGTCGGTGATCCTCCAACACAAAGTGGCTGCCTTGTTTTCTTCTAAATGCAAATTACCTTGTAATCTCGGTTTCGTGGAATGACAGGGCACATAGACGCGGTTTGGGATGCTTATGAGCTTCAATCGAGAGGAAGACGATGCGACTGAATCGCGTCAATCGCagcttcattttattttgttgcgtTGCAATCGTTGGCTTTCTGTGCGATGTCAAGCGCCAAAAGGTCTTGATGTTGTTATGCTACTTCACTATAGGCCCTATACTATATACCTGTGGATGGTCTGAAGCAGCTGCAATGGTAACGTGGCGGTGGTGTGCGGTGGTAACGCGGCAACAGTGACATAAAAATACAAGACTCCTGCGAACCAATTTGCTCCTGTCACACTTTTTGTTAGTCAAGTTGTCGCACCGAATGGGTGCGCTCAACCAGCCTCAGCATCACTTTGGCTAACATGGTCGTAACTTTTCACTCACTTTAACTTTAGCTTAGTTTTGCGGTTTAGTTTGGTTTCGGTTTGTTGTTTGCGGGTgtctttttaaattgtgtaaGCTGTCAGGGAGTCGATTGGGGAATTTGTTTTCCTTGACAAATGAAGATTTGAAAAgcggttgttgttgttcttgctTTTTAGAGCTTCCTTATTTCGACTGTTGTAAtggtttttaaagagaaatttcAATGTTGAAACTGTCACTTAATTTGTCTTTGATGtaatcaacaaatttaaataatttcttctaGCCTTCATAAGCTCTTAGAAATTTGTACATGCATTCAATATTTTGGCAGCTCATACGATTTCAACATTAATTGTTGGTACGTTTCTATTGTGTTCATCAAGTTATTATTTAACTGAACTCATTATTCAATTTAGTTGTCTTTGAGAGCAATAAAAGACTAAACAATTCTATATAGCACGATCCGTCTCTAGCCTCATATAAGTTAAACGGCGCTGAATTTCTTTTCAGTGAGCGTTTTCTCAAGGTCTAAAagtacagtttttattttggccAGATTTGAATAAAACGATGGATGTAGGAAAAATTCAGAGCCCGAACTTGTTAAATTTCTAAACAAGGGCCATGGGCTCTATTAAACAACACTTTAAAGACGGCCGTTTTTCTGTGATTTCGTTCTTCAAAGGATCCAATAACGCTATGTAAAGGTTTTTCTCTTTCCAATGAAGtgtatacataaatattgtaTCAAATATTGCAACAAATGTTGCgtatttaaaaggtttttttcacTAGTTAACTGATGAGTCCAAGTGAGAATTCCAGTActatcaaaatctatttttgttaacaagatttttagtcgaaaactaatttttaccaattatagtaacatttattaaatttttacaaattagatgaataaacttaaattgaagtcaatatcttctatatTTCACGACTGTACCTActgttcttttatttcgattctagggatattgaaacgtcgggaaatgtcaaaattttcaatttgacaaatcggacctattacaataacttcctacattaagttaataaaaaaatctcgaaaacataaaatatcatAAACAAACTCCAAAGACTTGCCATGGTGACTggtaccacgaaaaccaacagcgctaatttggatgcggctttgtcagcaataggtgcatcaatgagcgcctcatgatcatacgcatcaaggctaaattcggcaacattaggcTGACCACAggagagaaggatgacaacaccaaagatatgttcttcgagctcttagacaaaacatatgagctgTGTCCTaattacgatattaaaattgtcctgggagATTTTGATGCCAcgctaggaagggaagatatCTTTGGTTGAAAAATCggaaagaacagcctgcaccaTAACACTTCCGTCAACAGATTCAGGCTCAAAGATTTTTCTACGGGGAGAAACGTTATGATAGCCAGTACTCGTTTTCCAcatctcaac
It encodes:
- the LOC129940994 gene encoding serine/threonine-protein kinase TAO3; this encodes MEHYEFITRTDKRSIINQINSLVGRGQASYQNELAIRKNHLQEILENEEKIYEDEFIEKIKSRVDKDIRERKKSLLQMIEDRIKEKEKFVVAMKLHQNMLNCLDIREELRRKDYRETQICQLEQMDDKFRAREREKKDDEFWLKVEKRIEDHIDRGQRQEDDLKKRLQANQCKILRNQLEEINQMRELDLAHKKKEKEEIDLKMKTHEGDEKRKALEARKARSEDVKKSIKTICEQQKLLAEEAEMFENVFHEETMIQVNKEIEEKIKSNLKMKQDTLSYLEYLKKFRNFVADRDRRHTEIVDEMDKRFYCYKSHHKKNLKASKLQEAKLSHETLLKQICEEQARKLKLEAAERENKILDNRFVKIKPHDRLKERFEIKNGLDKQLEELNRLKLEKQKLYEEELNRAEEDQNYCDQLLEKHKNENCDFLAPHPNWKLVTCFYNNKEKTDCKNKKH